Proteins from a single region of Hordeum vulgare subsp. vulgare chromosome 6H, MorexV3_pseudomolecules_assembly, whole genome shotgun sequence:
- the LOC123404927 gene encoding uncharacterized protein LOC123404927, giving the protein MGNGQADGYNSTGCFDLKCDGFLPVNYAPITPGDTLKGKSKISIKIFKSKDDGDWWLHFAHAGEKFAPVGYWPRSLFNSLAYYANYVSWGGFTGSLVGAPSPPMGNGHWPGQDSATFRDVQYVNSDGKGYRKAIPAPGLQSRVTHKDCYRVSKFMTDKFSYGGPGGCTN; this is encoded by the exons ATGGGGAATGGTCAGGCTGATGGATACAATTCAACGGGATGCTTTGACTTGAAGTGTGATGGATTCCTACCAGTTAACTATGCTCCTATTACCCCGGGAGATACTCTCAAGGGGAAGAGTAAGATATCTATCAAGATATTCAAG AGTAAAGATGATGGAGACTGGTGGTTACACTTTGCCCATGCTGGTGAAAAGTTTGCTCCCGTCGGATATTGGCCACGGAGTCTTTTCAATAGCTTGGCTTATTATGCAAATTATGTAAGTTGGGGAGGCTTCACTGGATCTCTTGTAGGGGCACCAAGCCCGCCCATGGGCAATGGGCACTGGCCAGGACAAGACTCTGCTACATTTCGTGATGTGCAATATGTCAACAGTGATGGGAAGGGTTATCGTAAGGCA ATTCCAGCGCCTGGCCTTCAGTCTAGAGTAACCCATAAGGACTGTTATCGTGTCAGCAAATTTATGACTGACAAGTTCAGCTATGGGGGACCTGGTGGTTGTACTAATTAG
- the LOC123404532 gene encoding hydroquinone glucosyltransferase-like: MGGESGHQEPSPASARPHVLLLCSPCMGHLIPFAELARRLVADHGLAATILFAAAMDAPSEHYAALASSVPDGVDLVVLPAPPADALPPSTPVRERVLHAAVSAVPRVRDIARSLTSTGPLTALVVDMASVPARDVATELGVPCYMFFTSPWMLLSLFLHLPELDAGLVGEYRDATEPIRLPGCVPIHARELPGSLLADRSSETYAGFLSLAKDASRVDGILVNTFRDLEPAVGEGGTDCVKGMPVHAVGPLVWTRPFGVNREPEHARLIAWLDQKPRGSVVFLSFGSGGTLTRRQTTELALALEATGRPFVWAAKRPHENTADGAFFGTGRRGDDDDDPLGFLPRGFVERTSGAGLVLLSWAPQTAILAHAAVGCFVTHCGWNSSLESILNGVPMVAWPLYAEQKMNAAMLEAHAGVAARVNAAGFVCKEEIVSVIRRVMDGDEATTMRRRVGELRDRATHALTMHGSSTLTLAKVTDVWKSSTTPSEGK; this comes from the coding sequence ATGGGAGGCGAGTCAGGTCACCAGGAGCCGTCGCCGGCGAGCGCGCGGCCACACGTGCTGCTCCTGTGCAGCCCGTGCATGGGGCACCTCATCCCTTTCGCCGAGCTGGCGCGCCGGCTCGTCGCGGACCACGGCCTGGCCGCCACGATCCTCTTCGCCGCGGCCATGGATGCTCCCTCCGAGCACTACGCCGCCCTGGCCTCGTCCGTGCCCGACGGCGTCGACCTCGTCGTGCTGCCCGCGCCGCCGGCGGACGCCCTGCCGCCCTCAACCCCCGTGCGGGAACGCGTCTTGCACGCCGCCGTCTCGGCTGTCCCGCGCGTCCGGGACATCGCCCGGTCATTAACCTCGACTGGGCCGCTCACCGCATTGGTGGtggacatggccagcgtgccggcGCGCGACGTCGCGACGGAGCTGGGCGTGCCGTGCTACATGTTCTTCACCTCGCCGTGGATGCTCCTGTCCCTGTTCCTGCACCTCCCGGAGCTCGACGCGGGGCTCGTCGGGGAGTACCGGGACGCGACGGAGCCGATCCGGCTGCCGGGCTGCGTGCCGATCCACGCGCGCGAGCTTCCCGGGTCCCTGCTCGCGGACCGGAGCAGCGAGACGTACGCCGGGTTCCTGTCCTTGGCCAAGGACGCGTCGAGGGTCGACGGGATCCTCGTGAACACGTTCCGTGATCTAGAGCCGGCGGTGGGCGAAGGCGGCACGGACTGCGTGAAGGGCATGCCGGTGCACGCGGTCGGGCCGTTGGTCTGGACACGGCCGTTCGGCGTGAACCGGGAGCCGGAGCACGCACGTCTCATCGCATGGCTGGACCAGAAGCCACGCGGTTCCGTGGTGTTCCTGTCATTCGGGAGCGGCGGCACGCTCACGCGGCGGCAGACGACCGAGCTAGCGCTCGCGCTGGAGGCGACGGGGCGTCCGTTCGTCTGGGCGGCGAAGAGGCCACACGAGAACACGGCAGACGGCGCCTTCTTCGGGACCGGACGACGaggagacgacgacgacgacccgcTCGGCTTCCTGCCGAGGGGCTTCGTCGAGAGGACGTCGGGGGCGGGGCTCGTCCTCTTGTCGTGGGCACCGCAGACGGCGATCCTCGCGCACGCCGCCGTCGGCTGCTTCGTGACGCACTGCGGGTGGAACTCGAGCCTGGAGAGCATCCTCAACGGGGTGCCGATGGTGGCATGGCCGCTCTACGCCGAGCAGAAGATGAACGCCGCCATGCTGGAGGCCCACGCAGGGGTGGCGGCCCGCGTTAACGCCGCCGGCTTTGTGTGCAAGGAAGAGATTGTGAGCGTGATCCGACGCGTGATGGATGGCGACGAAGCGACGACGATGAGGAGGCGTGTTGGTGAGCTCAGAGACAGGGCCACGCATGCGCTGACAATGCATGGTTCTTCAACTCTTACACTAGCCAAGGTCACGGATGTGTGGAAATCTTCTACTACTCCTAGTGAGGGAAAATAA
- the LOC123404533 gene encoding pentatricopeptide repeat-containing protein At2g01860, with the protein MSSLASWPPLSALPGGISLAPAFVKSDGAEFLHSSSSFGRRPTARVSCAGSSSTSPAKESAYGKQLAYEEAAAADKEEGGSEWSKDEIEAISALFSRPMRRKPVKPPNPATRRPLPLPLPHKTRPPVTPVPTQHIRLASRSSFSDKVRKNPDVLVGIAREIAALPPESGVCKVLDRWVHFLRKGSLSMTIRELGHMGLPERALQTLCWAQGQKAVLLFPDDRILASTIEVLARFDELKMESALEECVPSASRAVLEAMTRGFIRAGKVGLARKLLELAKMNKRTLHPSIYAKLILEVARTPEGYGLAAALLDELGERLDFDLRPQDCTAVMKVCIKLRRYAAVESLFSWFRGSGGNPNVVMYTTVIHSRSRDGRHREALALVWEMEQANCLLDLPAYRVIVKLCVALGDPERAFRYLTRLKEAGFVPTSDIYCNLIEGYAAAGRMARCRQLIREAESIGVLLDKRLISSLSEMGHRRP; encoded by the coding sequence ATGTCATCTCTGGCGAGCTGGCCGCCGCTCTCCGCGCTGCCCGGCGGCATTTCCCTGGCACCGGCATTCGTCAAGTCCGACGGCGCCGAGTTCCTTCACAGCAGCAGCAGCTTTGGTCGTCGGCCTACTGCTCGGGTCTCTTGCGCTGGGTCATCCAGCACAAGTCCCGCCAAGGAATCGGCGTACGGTAAGCAGCTGGCGTACGAGGAGGCCGCAGCTGCAGACAAGGAAGAGGGTGGTTCAGAATGGAGCAAAGATGAGATCGAGGCCATCTCGGCGCTGTTTTCCCGGCCGATGCGCCGGAAGCCGGTGAAGCCGCCGAACCCGGCGACACGGCGGCCTCTCCCGCTGCCGCTGCCTCACAAGACGAGGCCGCCCGTCACTCCGGTGCCGACGCAGCACATCCGGCTGGCCTCGCGCTCCTCGTTCAGCGACAAGGTGCGCAAGAACCCCGATGTCCTCGTCGGGATCGCCAGGGAGATCGCTGCGCTCCCGCCGGAGTCCGGTGTGTGCAAAGTGCTGGACCGTTGGGTCCACTTCCTCCGGAAAGGCTCCCTGTCCATGACCATCCGGGAGCTCGGGCACATGGGACTTCCCGAGAGGGCGCTCCAGACGTTGTGTTGGGCGCAGGGTCAGAAGGCCGTGCTGCTGTTCCCTGATGACAGGATCCTCGCTTCGACAATCGAGGTCTTGGCGCGCTTCGACGAGCTGAAGATGGAGTCTGCGCTTGAGGAGTGCGTCCCCTCCGCGAGCCGCGCCGTCCTTGAAGCCATGACGAGGGGGTTCATCAGGGCAGGCAAAGTAGGCCTGGCACGCAAGCTCCTTGAACTTGCCAAGATGAACAAGAGGACACTGCACCCTAGCATCTACGCGAAGCTGATTCTGGAGGTTGCCCGGACACCTGAAGGCTATGGGCTCGCTGCTGCACTGCTCGATGAGCTCGGCGAGAGGCTAGACTTTGACCTGCGACCGCAGGACTGCACAGCTGTCATGAAGGTCTGCATAAAGCTCAGGCGGTACGCAGCCGTGGAGAGTCTGTTCAGCTGGTTCAGAGGGTCTGGCGGGAACCCAAATGTTGTGATGTACACTACAGTGATCCACAGCCGCTCCCGTGATGGGAGGCACCGAGAGGCGCTGGCCCTCGTTTGGGAAATGGAACAGGCAAACTGTCTTCTTGACCTGCCGGCGTACCGGGTCATCGTGAAGCTGTGTGTGGCATTGGGTGATCCAGAAAGGGCTTTTCGGTACCTGACGAGGTTGAAGGAGGCTGGATTCGTTCCGACCAGTGACATATACTGTAATTTGATTGAAGGCTATGCCGCAGCGGGGAGGATGGCCAGGTGCCGGCAGCTGATCAGGGAGGCTGAGTCAATCGGCGTGTTGCTGGATAAGAGGCTGATTTCAAGCTTGTCTGAGATGGGTCATAGACGTCCTTGA